One window of the Candidatus Aminicenantes bacterium genome contains the following:
- the purM gene encoding phosphoribosylformylglycinamidine cyclo-ligase, with amino-acid sequence MTYRQAGVNIDAADAFIARIKPMVKSTARPEVLGGIGGFSGLFRPNLRGMKDPVLVSSTDGVGTKLMLADLLGKFDTVGIDLVAMSVDDVIVTGAEPLFFLDYIACGRLDKAQLTQVMKGVVKGCREANCALVGGETAELPGLYVPGQWDLAGFCVGIVDRPKIIDGRACRKGDKVIGLASSGLHSNGYSLARGAFTEKELKGPIGRELLKPTRIYTRAILAVLKKIKIKAMAHITGGAFYDNIPRVVPEGLGVRVRAGSWPIPRIFKTIQERGGVDDREMFRTLNMGIGMVAVVAARDVERALGLFAAQGRPAFIIGEIVPGRRVVTIE; translated from the coding sequence CTGACCTATCGCCAAGCCGGCGTCAACATCGATGCGGCCGACGCCTTCATCGCCCGCATCAAGCCGATGGTCAAGTCCACGGCCCGGCCCGAAGTGCTGGGGGGAATCGGCGGCTTTAGCGGGCTTTTTCGGCCCAACCTGCGCGGGATGAAGGACCCCGTTCTCGTTTCTTCGACCGACGGCGTCGGGACTAAGTTGATGCTGGCCGACCTGCTGGGCAAGTTCGACACGGTCGGCATCGACCTGGTGGCGATGAGTGTCGACGACGTCATCGTCACGGGCGCCGAGCCGCTCTTCTTCCTGGATTACATCGCCTGCGGCCGCCTGGACAAGGCCCAATTGACCCAGGTCATGAAAGGGGTCGTCAAAGGCTGCCGGGAGGCGAACTGCGCTCTCGTCGGCGGCGAGACGGCCGAGCTGCCGGGGCTCTACGTCCCCGGGCAATGGGATCTAGCCGGCTTCTGCGTCGGGATCGTCGACCGGCCCAAGATTATCGATGGCCGCGCCTGCCGCAAGGGCGACAAAGTCATCGGGCTGGCTTCGAGCGGGCTCCACAGCAACGGATACTCGCTGGCCCGCGGCGCCTTCACGGAGAAAGAGCTCAAGGGACCGATCGGCCGCGAGCTGCTCAAGCCGACCCGGATTTATACCCGGGCCATCCTGGCCGTGCTAAAGAAGATCAAGATCAAAGCGATGGCCCATATTACCGGCGGCGCGTTCTACGACAACATCCCCCGCGTCGTGCCCGAAGGGCTGGGCGTCCGTGTCCGTGCCGGCAGTTGGCCGATTCCCAGGATCTTTAAAACGATCCAGGAGCGGGGCGGTGTCGACGACCGTGAGATGTTCCGGACCCTGAACATGGGCATTGGCATGGTCGCCGTCGTCGCGGCGCGCGACGTCGAACGCGCCCTTGGCCTCTTCGCCGCGCAGGGCCGGCCTGCTTTCATCATCGGCGAGATCGTCCCCGGACGCAGAGTCGTGACGATCGAATAG
- a CDS encoding M23 family metallopeptidase has protein sequence MRKALKKIIPILLVVLIGGGLWLKLVKFESGKPWVTVEGGEALGPELAFKAGDAKSGLDTIRVEAVQGATTAELWAGSLPAVTHEFEKKIPLRPLPQGLSDGPILIRITAEDRSWNGGNVFVFEKKAVVDTKPPRLTVLGGPHYINQGGTGCVSYSSDEVPASSGIRVGGVEFRGFPLEGSRYIAFYALGAGVPAEVSFQAVAADAIGNKASLAFRPNIKKKSFKKDKISINDKFLADVLPYFKERDASLQGSDVDVFLTVNRDQRRKDAEKIQAVCRETTPKALWSGTFLRLPDSKPMAGYGDVRTYVYNGKEIDTQTHLGVDLASLAQSKVPAANAGKVAFAGDLGIYGGTVILDHGLGLFSLYAHMSRIDVTAGKDVVRGAVLGLTGSTGMAGGDHLHFAMLVQGVFVNPVEWWDAHWIRDNVELKMK, from the coding sequence ATGAGAAAAGCGCTGAAGAAAATTATCCCCATCCTGCTCGTCGTCCTGATCGGCGGCGGCCTCTGGCTCAAACTGGTCAAATTCGAATCCGGGAAGCCCTGGGTCACGGTCGAGGGGGGCGAAGCCCTGGGCCCCGAGCTGGCCTTCAAGGCCGGGGACGCCAAGAGCGGCCTAGACACGATCCGAGTCGAAGCCGTACAGGGTGCGACGACAGCAGAACTCTGGGCCGGCTCGCTTCCCGCCGTGACCCACGAATTCGAGAAAAAGATCCCCCTGCGGCCTCTTCCGCAAGGGCTGTCGGACGGCCCGATCCTCATCCGGATCACGGCCGAGGACCGGTCCTGGAACGGCGGCAACGTCTTCGTCTTCGAGAAGAAGGCGGTCGTCGACACCAAGCCGCCCCGCCTCACGGTTCTGGGGGGGCCGCATTACATCAACCAGGGCGGCACGGGTTGCGTCTCCTATTCTTCCGACGAAGTGCCCGCCTCGAGCGGCATCCGGGTGGGCGGCGTCGAATTCCGCGGCTTTCCGCTGGAAGGCAGCCGCTATATTGCGTTTTATGCTTTGGGCGCCGGTGTTCCGGCGGAAGTGTCGTTTCAGGCCGTAGCGGCCGACGCGATCGGGAACAAAGCCAGCCTGGCTTTTCGGCCGAACATCAAAAAGAAATCTTTCAAGAAAGACAAGATTTCGATCAACGACAAATTCTTGGCTGACGTCCTGCCGTATTTCAAAGAACGCGACGCGAGCCTGCAGGGGAGCGACGTCGACGTCTTTCTGACCGTCAACCGCGACCAGCGGCGCAAGGATGCCGAGAAGATCCAGGCCGTTTGCCGGGAGACCACACCCAAGGCCTTGTGGTCGGGGACTTTTCTGCGGCTTCCGGACTCCAAACCGATGGCCGGATACGGCGACGTGCGGACTTATGTCTATAACGGCAAAGAAATCGACACGCAGACGCATTTGGGAGTCGATCTGGCTTCCCTGGCCCAGAGCAAAGTTCCCGCTGCCAACGCCGGCAAGGTCGCCTTCGCCGGCGACCTCGGCATCTATGGCGGGACCGTCATTCTGGATCACGGGCTGGGGCTCTTCAGTCTCTACGCCCACATGAGCCGGATCGATGTCACGGCGGGGAAGGACGTGGTCCGGGGCGCCGTGCTCGGCCTGACCGGCTCGACCGGCATGGCCGGCGGCGACCATCTTCACTTCGCCATGCTCGTCCAGGGCGTGTTCGTCAATCCGGTCGAATGGTGGGACGCCCATTGGATCCGCGACAACGTCGAGCTGAAGATGAAATGA
- a CDS encoding energy transducer TonB translates to MFQDAMVLHDKRFTVRWPALPASLLVHGALVLALIVVPLLTHSVLPRVDLREALLVPPPPVAPPPLPKGRAGAAGTKRIKAVALRPHDAGRFVAPVDIPDLTTDEAVDGGSPEGGIEGGVEGEAMAGYPLALVGEILQRMIGVEEAPVRAIGEIRQPRLVRRVEPLYPEIARQARVAGVVILEATTDAYGRVQAVRVLRSIPLLDEAAVDAVRRWVYEPMIVNGRPRGVTFSVTVRFELN, encoded by the coding sequence ATGTTCCAAGACGCGATGGTCCTGCACGACAAGAGGTTCACGGTCCGCTGGCCGGCCCTGCCCGCCTCGCTGCTCGTCCACGGGGCGCTGGTGTTGGCCCTCATCGTCGTCCCGCTCCTGACCCACAGCGTTCTGCCGCGGGTCGACCTGCGGGAGGCCCTGCTCGTCCCGCCTCCGCCCGTGGCGCCGCCGCCTCTGCCCAAGGGCAGAGCGGGAGCGGCCGGAACCAAGCGCATCAAGGCTGTCGCCCTCAGGCCGCACGACGCCGGGCGCTTCGTGGCGCCGGTGGACATTCCCGATCTCACGACCGACGAGGCCGTCGACGGCGGCTCGCCCGAGGGCGGGATCGAGGGAGGTGTCGAGGGCGAAGCCATGGCCGGCTATCCGCTGGCCCTGGTGGGAGAGATCCTGCAGAGGATGATCGGGGTCGAAGAGGCGCCGGTGCGGGCGATCGGCGAGATCCGCCAGCCGCGCCTAGTGCGCCGGGTCGAGCCGCTCTATCCCGAGATCGCCCGCCAGGCCCGCGTCGCGGGCGTCGTCATCCTGGAGGCAACCACCGATGCCTACGGCCGCGTCCAGGCTGTGCGTGTCCTGCGGTCCATTCCGCTCCTCGACGAAGCCGCGGTCGACGCCGTGCGCCGCTGGGTCTACGAGCCGATGATCGTCAACGGCCGCCCGCGCGGGGTGACCTTCTCCGTGACGGTGCGGTTCGAGCTGAACTAA
- a CDS encoding RDD family protein encodes MNLSKPAGLALRLTAWIFDLILIGIASLKLGRYEVGLVLGPTSIDTNAQAAAVILLVVWMNLVLFHLIEIASGASPAKWILGLKVRRPDGGSVTVWRRIIRCLGNIIPLMFATGLWALQSYMPIWARALLGALLLLGLAPLFGPMKLPLADLVAGTTLTRGKSLAA; translated from the coding sequence ATGAATCTATCGAAGCCGGCCGGTCTCGCTCTCAGGCTCACGGCCTGGATCTTCGACCTGATCTTGATCGGAATTGCGTCCCTCAAGCTGGGACGATATGAAGTCGGGCTCGTCCTGGGACCGACGTCCATCGACACGAACGCGCAGGCGGCCGCCGTCATTCTGCTCGTCGTCTGGATGAACTTGGTTCTTTTCCACTTGATCGAGATCGCGTCAGGGGCGTCGCCCGCCAAGTGGATTCTGGGATTGAAAGTCCGGCGCCCGGACGGCGGGAGTGTCACGGTGTGGCGCCGAATCATACGATGCCTGGGGAACATCATCCCGCTCATGTTTGCGACGGGCCTATGGGCTCTGCAAAGCTACATGCCCATCTGGGCGCGCGCTCTTCTGGGCGCTCTCCTGCTCCTTGGCCTCGCTCCGCTTTTCGGGCCGATGAAGCTTCCTTTGGCCGACCTCGTGGCCGGAACGACCCTCACCAGAGGAAAATCCCTGGCCGCCTGA
- a CDS encoding ATP-binding protein: MFKRPYWLGKILAAWEKRPIAWLAGVRRVGKTTLAKMIPDALYLNCDLPSDVGRLDDPEFFFRSIPGGTRVVLDEIHRLADPSRVLKIAADSFPSLRILATGSSTLAATKKFRDSLTGRKIEIRLPPVLWTESGAAFGIADLDRRLLHGGLPEFLLAKTKDGSLFTEWMDGFYARDIQELFAVRERTGFLNLFRLMLRQSGGLADYSALARECDISRPTVKSFLEALGTALSLAAVPPFHGGSRREIIKRPKVYGFDTGFVTHAQGRSGLRDEDRGLLWEHLVLDVLRDVAGPENVHFWRNKSGAEVDFVVRKGGDVWAVECKLSPQGFSPKGLAAFRDLHPGGKNFMVSPFPAEPHERQFGGLTVGITGLDGLAKRLAG; encoded by the coding sequence ATGTTTAAGAGACCGTACTGGCTCGGGAAAATCCTAGCGGCCTGGGAGAAGAGACCTATCGCTTGGCTGGCCGGCGTCCGTCGCGTCGGAAAGACGACCTTGGCCAAGATGATACCCGACGCTCTTTATTTAAACTGCGACTTGCCGTCCGATGTCGGGCGCCTGGACGATCCGGAATTTTTCTTCCGTTCCATTCCGGGCGGCACGCGCGTTGTCTTAGATGAAATTCATCGTTTGGCCGATCCGAGCCGAGTTCTGAAGATCGCCGCGGATTCCTTTCCAAGCCTCCGCATTCTTGCCACAGGGTCTTCCACGCTGGCGGCGACGAAGAAGTTCCGCGATTCCCTGACCGGCCGCAAGATCGAGATCCGGCTCCCTCCCGTCCTTTGGACGGAATCGGGCGCCGCCTTTGGGATTGCCGATTTGGATCGCCGTCTTCTGCACGGGGGGCTGCCCGAATTTCTCTTGGCGAAGACAAAGGACGGCTCGCTTTTCACGGAATGGATGGACGGTTTTTATGCCCGCGACATCCAGGAGCTTTTCGCCGTCCGGGAGAGGACTGGTTTTCTGAACCTTTTTCGCTTGATGCTGCGCCAGAGCGGCGGATTGGCGGACTATTCAGCGCTGGCTCGAGAGTGCGATATCAGCCGCCCGACCGTTAAATCCTTCCTCGAAGCGTTGGGCACGGCGCTCTCATTGGCCGCGGTACCGCCGTTCCATGGCGGCAGCCGCCGCGAAATCATCAAGAGGCCCAAAGTCTATGGTTTCGACACGGGCTTCGTCACTCATGCGCAAGGCCGGAGCGGACTCCGGGACGAGGATCGCGGCCTGCTCTGGGAGCATCTGGTTCTGGACGTTCTGCGGGATGTGGCCGGGCCCGAAAACGTCCACTTCTGGCGAAATAAATCCGGCGCCGAAGTGGATTTCGTCGTTCGTAAGGGGGGGGATGTTTGGGCCGTCGAATGCAAGCTCTCTCCCCAAGGTTTTTCACCGAAGGGCTTGGCGGCCTTTCGGGATCTCCATCCGGGCGGCAAGAACTTTATGGTCAGTCCCTTTCCCGCAGAGCCGCACGAACGGCAATTCGGAGGTTTGACTGTCGGGATCACCGGGCTGGACGGTTTGGCGAAACGCCTGGCGGGCTAA